Proteins encoded together in one Chryseobacterium sp. G0201 window:
- a CDS encoding FoF1 ATP synthase subunit delta/epsilon, protein MNIKILTPEYVVFEGEVDSVLLPGKNGEFHIMKNHAGIVSSLIGGKVKLFAKSIDEAYAKNLTKENEKDSVFSYSIKSGVVEFNHNKGIILCE, encoded by the coding sequence ATGAATATAAAAATTTTAACACCAGAATACGTAGTTTTTGAAGGAGAAGTAGACTCAGTATTGTTGCCTGGAAAGAATGGTGAATTTCACATCATGAAAAACCACGCAGGAATCGTTTCTTCTTTGATCGGCGGTAAAGTAAAGCTTTTTGCTAAATCTATTGATGAAGCTTACGCTAAAAACTTAACTAAAGAAAATGAGAAAGACTCTGTTTTTTCTTACTCAATCAAAAGCGGTGTTGTAGAATTTAATCATAATAAAGGAATTATCCTTTGCGAATAA
- a CDS encoding PLP-dependent cysteine synthase family protein, producing MSNVYDNILGLIGNTPMVKLNAVTKDIPATVYAKLESYNPGHSTKDRIALHIIDNAEKKGLLKEDSVVVETTSGNTGFSIAMVCIIKGYKCILAVSDKTKPEKIAYLKALGAIVYICPANVPADDPRSYYEVAKRIASETPNSVYINQYFNELNIDAHYQSTGPEIWEQTEGKITHLFACTGTGGTLSGSAKFLKEKNPSIKIIGVDADGSILKSYHETGEIHKEDVHPYQIEGMGKNLIPSALLFDKVDEFVRVNDEMSAYRTREIALKEAIMGGYTTGAVTQGLIQYAQSHEFSKDDVVVLIYPDHGSRYITKVYSDKWMAEQGFVNNCVHNYDEVFKTEFIK from the coding sequence ATGAGTAATGTTTACGATAATATCCTTGGCCTAATAGGGAACACGCCTATGGTGAAGCTAAATGCTGTGACGAAAGATATTCCTGCAACTGTTTATGCCAAGTTAGAATCATATAATCCTGGACATTCCACTAAAGATAGAATCGCACTTCATATTATTGATAACGCTGAGAAAAAAGGTTTATTAAAGGAGGATTCTGTAGTGGTAGAAACCACTTCAGGAAACACAGGATTTTCTATTGCAATGGTTTGCATCATTAAAGGATACAAGTGTATTCTTGCGGTAAGTGATAAAACTAAGCCTGAAAAAATTGCTTATCTAAAAGCACTTGGAGCCATTGTATATATATGTCCTGCAAACGTACCTGCGGACGATCCTAGATCATATTATGAAGTAGCAAAAAGAATTGCTTCAGAAACACCAAATTCAGTGTACATCAATCAGTATTTTAATGAGTTGAATATTGATGCCCATTATCAAAGTACTGGACCTGAAATTTGGGAGCAAACAGAAGGTAAGATCACGCACCTTTTTGCATGTACTGGAACAGGTGGAACATTATCAGGTTCGGCGAAATTTTTAAAGGAAAAAAATCCTAGCATCAAGATTATTGGTGTTGATGCTGATGGTTCTATTTTAAAAAGTTACCACGAAACAGGAGAAATTCACAAAGAAGACGTTCATCCTTATCAGATTGAGGGAATGGGAAAAAATTTGATCCCTTCTGCCCTTCTTTTCGATAAAGTGGACGAATTTGTAAGGGTGAATGATGAAATGTCGGCCTACAGAACCCGTGAGATCGCTTTAAAAGAAGCTATTATGGGAGGTTATACAACAGGAGCAGTAACTCAGGGATTAATACAATATGCACAGTCTCATGAGTTTTCTAAAGACGATGTGGTTGTTTTGATCTATCCTGACCACGGTTCAAGATACATCACCAAAGTTTACAGTGATAAATGGATGGCTGAGCAAGGTTTCGTTAATAATTGTGTTCACAATTATGATGAAGTTTTCAAAACAGAATTCATTAAATAA
- a CDS encoding DMT family transporter, with translation MKIKGYALGIISAVSYGLIPIFILPVKQAHFSLDITLFYRFLFSALMIGGYLLYSKENLSINKKEGLILAALGTCYAFSSELLFLGYDYLTAGIASTVLFIYPVIVALIMFFFYKEKLTKLSILSLLFAFTGVIILCLKGKGLEINYVGLGIVMLSSLFYALYIIIVNKSNIKVSGFKLSFYSMLFTSGFFMFKAFVSKESFEIPSTAVFFNLTIFAFLTTVISTLCLVYAIKNIGSTPAAILGALEPVVAVMVSVMIFHEKFTFNLFIGISLILFGVILNVLAGNKKIAHS, from the coding sequence ATGAAGATTAAGGGTTATGCTTTAGGAATTATTTCAGCGGTTTCATATGGTTTGATTCCTATTTTCATCCTGCCTGTAAAGCAAGCACACTTTTCATTAGACATAACTTTATTTTATAGATTTTTATTTTCCGCCTTAATGATTGGTGGATATTTATTGTATTCCAAAGAAAATCTTTCTATCAATAAAAAAGAAGGGTTAATTTTAGCCGCATTGGGAACATGTTATGCATTTTCTTCCGAATTATTATTTTTAGGATACGATTATCTCACAGCAGGAATTGCTTCAACCGTGCTTTTTATTTACCCTGTGATCGTAGCATTAATCATGTTTTTCTTTTATAAAGAGAAACTCACAAAACTTTCCATTTTATCCTTACTTTTTGCTTTTACGGGCGTAATTATTTTATGTTTAAAGGGAAAAGGCTTGGAAATCAATTATGTAGGATTAGGAATCGTAATGTTAAGTTCCTTATTTTATGCACTTTACATTATTATTGTCAATAAATCGAATATTAAAGTTTCCGGGTTTAAGCTTTCCTTTTATTCCATGCTTTTCACTTCAGGTTTTTTTATGTTCAAAGCATTTGTAAGTAAAGAATCTTTTGAAATTCCATCAACAGCTGTTTTTTTTAATCTTACAATTTTTGCATTTCTTACAACCGTTATTTCAACTTTATGTTTGGTGTATGCGATCAAAAACATAGGTTCGACTCCAGCGGCAATTCTGGGAGCATTAGAACCCGTGGTTGCTGTAATGGTGAGCGTTATGATTTTTCATGAAAAATTTACCTTTAATTTATTCATCGGAATTTCGTTAATTCTTTTTGGAGTTATTCTTAATGTTCTTGCGGGAAACAAAAAAATTGCCCATTCATAA
- a CDS encoding DUF2723 domain-containing protein codes for MKNWTFRQWNTVLGWVIFVIAFFTYLSTIEPNFSFWDCGEYISSAVKLEVTHAPGAALFQIVGAVAAIFALGNGENYSIVINAMSALFSALTILFLFWTITHFVRRLLNKDFEEITKHQEISILFAGMVGALCFTFSDTFWFSAVEGEVYSMASMFIALLVWLITKWENEYNTVDNERWVILIFFILGLSVGVHMMCMLAVPAVCLVYYARNYKFTWKNFIWANVITLGILIIVFKIIFPLIMSMFGKLEIFFVNGLGLPFHSGTIVAFILMIAICYFIIKYARRAGKKIYQTAALSVVFMMIGFSCWMVIPIRANANPPMNLNDPDTAIGMLDYYNRVQYGDWPTIYGQNYTAFLDANGIEKNEDGSFKTTKTGDIYEKDEKTGTYRKTGERFNYVFSKSQISLMPRMFNEDKDVMANYISMYGAPDFTFNYGNEEVADNPQAKQIFEELRGKYEDKTITAADYLKVKPYNLINVQKPSLAQNMDYFFTFQNGYYFVRYLMWNFVGRQNDLEGSYEDTKGNWISGIPAIDNARLGNQDAMPAKFKNESTVAFFFLPLILGLIGFFFQLNRDFGRFYAILSLFVLTSVGIVFYTGVKPFEPRERDYAMVGSFYAFAIWIGLGAGAILWFLQEKVKSNAANIAFGLILLGVPFMMGFQNYNVHNRHGRYTSYDYSYSVLKSLPEKGMLFVYGDNDTYPVWAIQETENFRDDVKVVNFTLASTPWNIDQIKRRTYNAAAVPSQLTHDDYRDGVNDQIYLMKKDDWEGIFSMLKEQGAPETEFAEFRKYLTQDSMTMKDAMRFIKHKSAAKDELLKMYFGEDKYEKYNILPVNKFILPVNKDNALKAGIINQADLANTANQIMITYKGNTLFKNNLIMLDILANFDWKRPINFSSGGIYDSENIFYLDEYLQFDGFTYRLVPIHTPPSADGEMGRVDPNSLYNVVKNFRWGNFKDLNVHFDETATSNIMSYRSSASRAASALALSGQKAKAIELLDLASKEIPAEKYNDPRSLSSMVYGYIVAGQEKKALQLAEVLKKGIFEEYDYYLGLTPYEQQFVRRQMRTKPMEYSLVVSAVTDAYTKIGQKDKAYNYLVKSIDPIDKKFNRFVENLKEMGKEKAMKESENVQKITPFYQYLFDIMQPFDSTYSKEKEEQITTSIIKATQ; via the coding sequence ATGAAAAATTGGACTTTTAGGCAATGGAACACCGTTTTAGGATGGGTGATTTTCGTCATTGCATTTTTCACGTACTTGTCAACTATTGAACCTAATTTTAGTTTTTGGGATTGTGGTGAGTACATTTCTTCTGCAGTAAAATTAGAAGTAACGCATGCTCCCGGAGCGGCTTTATTTCAGATAGTGGGTGCTGTGGCAGCCATTTTTGCATTAGGAAACGGTGAAAATTATTCTATTGTGATCAATGCAATGTCTGCATTGTTTAGTGCGTTAACGATTTTATTTTTGTTTTGGACGATCACTCATTTTGTGAGAAGGCTTCTGAATAAAGATTTTGAAGAGATTACAAAACATCAGGAGATTTCTATCCTGTTTGCCGGAATGGTAGGAGCGTTGTGCTTTACTTTTTCAGACACATTCTGGTTTTCGGCAGTGGAAGGTGAAGTTTACTCGATGGCTTCAATGTTTATCGCATTATTGGTCTGGTTGATCACTAAATGGGAAAATGAGTATAATACGGTGGATAATGAAAGATGGGTCATTCTTATTTTCTTTATTTTGGGACTTTCTGTTGGGGTGCATATGATGTGTATGTTAGCTGTCCCGGCGGTTTGTTTAGTATATTATGCTAGAAATTATAAGTTTACCTGGAAGAATTTCATATGGGCAAATGTGATTACATTAGGGATTTTAATTATTGTTTTTAAAATCATTTTCCCTTTAATCATGTCAATGTTTGGTAAGTTAGAGATATTCTTTGTGAATGGTTTAGGACTTCCTTTCCATTCAGGAACTATTGTGGCATTTATTTTAATGATAGCGATCTGCTATTTCATTATTAAATATGCAAGAAGAGCCGGAAAAAAGATATATCAGACGGCAGCACTTTCTGTTGTTTTCATGATGATTGGTTTTTCTTGTTGGATGGTAATTCCTATCAGAGCGAATGCAAACCCTCCAATGAACCTTAATGATCCTGATACTGCTATTGGTATGTTGGATTATTATAACAGAGTACAGTACGGAGACTGGCCTACAATTTACGGTCAAAACTATACAGCTTTCCTTGATGCTAACGGTATTGAGAAAAATGAAGATGGAAGTTTCAAAACTACCAAAACAGGAGATATTTACGAAAAAGACGAAAAAACAGGAACATACAGAAAAACTGGTGAGAGATTCAACTATGTTTTCAGTAAGTCTCAGATAAGTTTAATGCCAAGGATGTTTAATGAAGACAAGGATGTAATGGCAAATTACATTTCTATGTACGGAGCTCCAGATTTCACTTTTAATTATGGAAACGAAGAGGTTGCTGATAATCCTCAGGCTAAGCAGATCTTTGAAGAATTGAGAGGTAAATACGAAGATAAAACAATCACAGCAGCAGATTATTTAAAGGTAAAACCTTATAATTTGATCAATGTTCAGAAGCCTTCATTGGCTCAGAATATGGATTATTTCTTTACCTTCCAGAACGGATATTACTTTGTAAGATACCTGATGTGGAACTTCGTAGGTAGACAAAATGATCTTGAAGGAAGCTATGAAGATACTAAAGGAAACTGGATCTCAGGAATTCCTGCTATTGATAATGCAAGATTGGGTAACCAGGATGCAATGCCTGCAAAATTCAAAAATGAAAGTACGGTTGCGTTCTTCTTTTTGCCATTAATATTAGGTTTAATAGGATTCTTTTTCCAGTTGAACAGAGACTTTGGAAGATTTTACGCAATACTTTCTTTATTTGTATTAACAAGTGTCGGAATTGTTTTCTACACAGGAGTAAAACCTTTCGAACCAAGAGAAAGAGATTATGCAATGGTAGGTTCGTTCTACGCATTTGCAATATGGATTGGTTTAGGTGCCGGAGCTATTTTATGGTTTTTACAGGAGAAAGTGAAATCTAACGCTGCCAATATTGCTTTTGGATTGATTCTTTTGGGAGTGCCATTTATGATGGGATTCCAGAACTATAATGTACACAATAGACACGGTAGATATACATCTTATGATTATTCTTATTCTGTATTAAAATCATTGCCGGAAAAAGGTATGCTTTTCGTTTACGGAGATAATGATACGTATCCTGTTTGGGCAATTCAGGAGACTGAAAACTTTAGAGACGATGTGAAAGTAGTAAACTTTACGTTGGCTTCGACTCCTTGGAATATCGATCAAATAAAAAGAAGAACGTACAATGCGGCGGCAGTTCCAAGTCAGTTAACACACGATGACTACAGAGATGGAGTAAATGACCAAATCTATCTGATGAAAAAAGATGATTGGGAGGGGATTTTCTCTATGTTAAAAGAACAAGGTGCACCGGAAACAGAATTTGCAGAATTCAGAAAGTATCTTACGCAGGATTCTATGACCATGAAAGATGCAATGAGGTTTATTAAACATAAATCTGCTGCAAAAGATGAGCTTCTGAAAATGTATTTTGGTGAAGATAAATATGAAAAATATAATATTCTTCCTGTAAACAAATTCATTTTACCGGTCAATAAAGACAATGCTTTAAAAGCTGGAATCATTAATCAGGCTGATCTTGCAAACACTGCGAATCAGATCATGATTACATACAAAGGAAATACGCTTTTCAAAAACAACTTAATTATGCTTGATATTTTGGCTAATTTTGATTGGAAAAGACCAATTAACTTCTCTTCAGGAGGAATTTATGATAGTGAAAATATTTTCTATCTTGATGAATATCTTCAGTTTGACGGTTTCACTTACAGATTAGTTCCTATTCATACACCGCCGTCTGCAGATGGAGAAATGGGCAGAGTAGATCCTAATTCATTATATAATGTGGTTAAAAACTTCAGATGGGGTAATTTCAAGGATCTGAATGTTCATTTTGATGAAACGGCAACGTCTAATATTATGAGCTACAGAAGTTCTGCAAGTAGAGCGGCATCTGCTTTAGCATTAAGCGGACAAAAAGCAAAAGCAATTGAATTACTAGACTTAGCATCAAAAGAAATTCCGGCTGAAAAATACAATGATCCTCGCTCTTTAAGTTCAATGGTTTACGGATATATCGTTGCCGGACAAGAGAAAAAAGCATTACAATTGGCAGAGGTTCTTAAAAAAGGAATTTTTGAAGAATATGACTATTATTTAGGACTTACTCCTTATGAGCAACAGTTTGTAAGAAGACAAATGAGAACAAAACCTATGGAATATTCATTAGTAGTTTCAGCAGTTACAGATGCTTATACGAAGATTGGACAAAAAGATAAGGCATATAATTATCTTGTAAAATCTATTGACCCAATTGATAAGAAATTCAACAGATTTGTTGAAAACCTTAAAGAAATGGGGAAAGAAAAAGCGATGAAAGAATCTGAGAATGTTCAGAAGATCACGCCTTTCTATCAATACTTATTTGATATTATGCAGCCTTTTGATTCTACTTATTCAAAAGAAAAAGAAGAGCAGATTACAACGTCAATTATCAAAGCAACACAATAA
- a CDS encoding aminotransferase class I/II-fold pyridoxal phosphate-dependent enzyme, which yields MLDIFDRIKQNPGPLGQFADYAEGYFVFPKLEGPIGPRMKFQGKDVIFWSANDYLGLCNHPEVLEADAKAAAEYGMFYPMGARAMSGETQQHQQLEKELAEFTQKEAAYLLNFGYQGMVSAIDALVTRHDVIVYDADSHACIVDGVRLHMGKSFTFKHNDIASLEKNLARATKVAEENGGGILVITEGVFGMRGMQGKLKEICDLKSKFNFRLLVDDAHGFGTLGKTGAGAGEEQGCQDQIDVYFSTFAKSMAGFGAFLSGDETIIRFLKYNLRSQIFAKSLTMPMVIGGLKRLELLRTRPEIKAKLWENVVKLQNGLKERGFNLGNTNTCVTPVFIEGTTIEATLLAKDLRENYGVFTSVVVYPVIPKGMILLRLIPTASHTDSEINETLAAFEGIKEKLVSGAYAEMEKQMNIEYKQM from the coding sequence ATGTTAGATATTTTTGATCGTATTAAACAAAATCCAGGTCCATTAGGACAATTTGCTGATTATGCAGAAGGATATTTTGTTTTCCCAAAATTGGAAGGTCCGATTGGTCCAAGAATGAAATTTCAAGGTAAAGATGTAATTTTCTGGAGTGCCAATGACTATTTAGGTCTTTGCAACCACCCGGAAGTTTTAGAAGCTGATGCAAAAGCTGCTGCAGAATATGGGATGTTTTATCCGATGGGCGCAAGAGCAATGTCAGGTGAAACGCAACAACATCAACAATTGGAAAAAGAATTGGCAGAATTTACTCAAAAAGAGGCTGCTTATCTTCTAAATTTCGGTTACCAAGGAATGGTTTCGGCTATTGATGCATTGGTTACCAGACACGATGTAATCGTATATGATGCCGATTCTCACGCTTGTATCGTAGACGGAGTTCGTCTTCATATGGGTAAAAGCTTTACGTTCAAACATAACGATATTGCAAGTTTAGAAAAAAACTTGGCAAGAGCAACCAAAGTAGCTGAAGAAAACGGAGGCGGAATTTTGGTGATCACAGAAGGTGTTTTCGGAATGAGAGGAATGCAGGGGAAACTGAAAGAAATTTGTGATTTAAAATCAAAATTCAATTTCAGATTATTGGTAGACGATGCACACGGTTTCGGAACTTTGGGTAAAACCGGAGCTGGAGCAGGTGAAGAGCAAGGTTGCCAAGATCAAATTGATGTATATTTCTCAACTTTTGCTAAATCTATGGCTGGTTTCGGAGCATTTCTTTCGGGAGATGAAACGATCATCAGATTCTTGAAATACAATCTTCGTTCTCAGATTTTTGCTAAATCTTTAACAATGCCAATGGTAATCGGAGGTTTGAAAAGATTGGAACTTTTAAGAACACGCCCAGAGATTAAAGCTAAATTATGGGAAAACGTAGTTAAACTTCAAAACGGATTAAAAGAAAGAGGTTTCAACCTTGGAAATACAAACACTTGTGTAACTCCTGTCTTTATTGAAGGAACTACGATTGAAGCTACCCTTTTAGCGAAAGATTTAAGAGAAAATTACGGTGTATTTACCTCAGTTGTAGTATACCCTGTGATTCCTAAAGGGATGATCTTGTTAAGATTAATTCCTACAGCTTCACACACAGATTCAGAAATTAATGAAACTTTAGCTGCTTTTGAAGGTATCAAAGAAAAGTTGGTTTCAGGTGCATACGCAGAAATGGAAAAACAAATGAATATCGAGTACAAACAAATGTAA
- the atpD gene encoding F0F1 ATP synthase subunit beta, with the protein MANQIKGKISQIIGPVIDVVFKDVEAIPSIYDALEITKGNGEKVVLEVEQHIGEDTVRCIAMDATDGLQRGQDVIGYGNPITMPIGEAVNGRLFNVVGDAIDGLQNISKEGGLPIHRPAPKFDQLSTSAEVLFTGIKVIDLVEPYAKGGKIGLFGGAGVGKTVLIQELINNIAKGHGGLSVFAGVGERTREGNDLLREMLESGIIKYGDDFMHSMENGGWDLSKVDLEVMKESKAAFVFGQMNEPPGARARVALSGLTLAEYYRDGGESGQGRDVLFFVDNIFRFTQAGSEVSALLGRMPSAVGYQPTLASEMGAMQERITSTKNGSITSVQAVYVPADDLTDPAPATTFAHLDATTVLDRKIASLGIYPAVDPLASTSRILAPEIIGEEHYNCAQRVKEILQRYKALQDIIAILGMEELSEEDKSVVYRARKVQRFLSQPFHVAEQFTGIPGSLVDIKDTIKGFNMIMDGELDHLPEAAFNLKGTIEEAIAAGQKMLADNA; encoded by the coding sequence ATGGCAAACCAAATTAAAGGAAAAATTTCTCAAATTATTGGTCCTGTAATCGACGTAGTATTTAAAGATGTGGAAGCAATTCCAAGTATTTATGATGCATTGGAAATTACAAAAGGAAACGGTGAAAAAGTAGTCTTAGAGGTAGAACAACATATTGGTGAAGATACTGTAAGATGTATCGCAATGGATGCTACAGACGGTCTTCAAAGAGGGCAGGATGTGATCGGATACGGAAATCCTATTACTATGCCAATCGGTGAAGCTGTAAACGGAAGACTATTCAACGTTGTTGGTGATGCTATCGACGGGCTTCAAAATATTTCTAAGGAAGGTGGTCTTCCAATTCACAGACCAGCTCCAAAATTTGATCAACTTTCAACTTCTGCAGAAGTTTTATTTACAGGTATTAAAGTAATCGACTTAGTTGAGCCTTACGCAAAAGGGGGTAAAATTGGTTTGTTCGGTGGTGCCGGTGTAGGTAAAACGGTATTGATTCAGGAGTTGATTAACAATATTGCAAAAGGACACGGAGGTCTTTCTGTTTTCGCCGGAGTAGGTGAAAGAACGAGAGAAGGAAATGACCTTTTGAGAGAGATGCTAGAATCAGGAATTATCAAGTATGGTGATGACTTTATGCACTCTATGGAAAACGGAGGTTGGGATCTTTCTAAAGTAGACCTTGAGGTTATGAAAGAATCTAAAGCTGCATTCGTTTTCGGACAGATGAACGAGCCACCAGGAGCAAGAGCTAGAGTAGCACTTTCTGGTCTTACATTAGCTGAGTACTACAGAGACGGTGGTGAAAGCGGACAAGGTAGAGACGTACTTTTCTTCGTAGACAATATCTTCCGTTTTACACAGGCTGGTTCTGAGGTATCTGCACTTCTTGGTCGTATGCCATCTGCGGTAGGTTACCAACCAACATTGGCATCTGAAATGGGGGCGATGCAGGAAAGAATTACTTCAACTAAAAATGGTTCAATTACTTCAGTACAGGCGGTTTACGTACCTGCGGATGACTTAACTGACCCGGCTCCTGCAACAACGTTTGCTCACTTGGATGCAACGACGGTACTAGATAGAAAAATTGCTTCATTGGGTATTTATCCAGCGGTAGATCCATTGGCTTCAACGTCAAGAATCTTGGCTCCGGAAATTATCGGTGAAGAGCATTATAACTGTGCTCAGAGAGTAAAAGAAATTCTTCAAAGATACAAAGCGCTTCAAGATATTATCGCGATCCTTGGTATGGAAGAACTTTCTGAAGAAGATAAATCTGTTGTTTACCGTGCTAGAAAAGTTCAGAGATTCTTATCTCAGCCTTTCCACGTAGCTGAACAGTTTACAGGTATTCCGGGATCATTGGTAGATATCAAAGATACTATCAAAGGATTCAACATGATTATGGACGGTGAATTAGATCACTTACCAGAAGCTGCTTTCAACTTGAAAGGGACTATCGAAGAAGCTATCGCAGCAGGACAAAAAATGTTAGCTGATAACGCATAA
- a CDS encoding B12-binding domain-containing radical SAM protein, whose protein sequence is MKDLLLITPPFTQLNTPYPATAYIKGFLNTKNISSYQIDLGIEVILKLFSKDGIQKIFDTEIDLQNISENSQRIFALREEYLKTIDQVISFLQGKSPTLARQICSMNFLPEASRFNQLDDMEYAFGNMGLQDKAKHLATLYLEDLSDYIVENVDADFGFSRYAERLGKSANSFDELYLKLSDNQTFIDDFTLKILHEKIETVQPKLICFSIPFPGNLYSSFRCAKFIKENYPHIKTAMGGGFPNTELREIKDQRVFEFFDFITLDDGELPIELLYQNVIADVAEPVEAKRTFLIENQEVTYKNNSKRHDYKQADIGTPDYTDLQLDKYISVIEIANPMHSLWSDGRWNKLTMAHGCYWGKCTFCDISLDYIKIYEPISAKILVDRMEELIVTTGETGFHFVDEAAPPALMREVALEILRRNLVVTWWTNVRFEKSFTRDLCFLLKLSGCVAVSGGLEVASDRLLKLIDKGISVEQVAKVTRNFTEAGVMVHAYLMYGYPTQTIQETIDSLEMVRQLFEMGILQSGFWHQFAMTAHSPVGLNPEEFGVTPIKQEILFANNDIDFTDKTGIDHSKFSFGLKKSLFNYMHGINFEIPLNDWFDFKIPKTTIHPDYIHDCLLEEDDFKFKGNSKIVFLDKNVIAENYIKTKKQNSWAYTQLTFHLKTNIVKIDLEQEKAEWLVKTLKENSTDNAKKITLQQLKIQFEENLEDFELFWFSKPMQQLKDNGVVLSL, encoded by the coding sequence TTGAAAGATCTGCTTCTTATCACTCCGCCTTTTACCCAGCTTAATACTCCTTATCCCGCGACAGCTTATATCAAAGGTTTTTTGAATACCAAAAATATTTCAAGCTACCAGATCGATTTGGGGATTGAGGTTATTTTAAAGTTATTTTCAAAAGACGGAATTCAAAAAATTTTCGATACAGAGATTGATCTTCAGAATATTTCAGAAAACTCACAGAGAATTTTTGCTTTAAGAGAAGAATATTTAAAAACCATCGATCAGGTTATTTCATTTTTGCAGGGTAAAAGTCCTACGTTGGCGAGACAAATCTGTAGCATGAATTTCCTTCCAGAAGCTTCCCGTTTCAATCAATTGGATGACATGGAATATGCTTTCGGAAATATGGGACTGCAAGATAAAGCTAAACATTTGGCTACCTTATATTTAGAAGATCTTTCCGATTATATCGTTGAAAATGTAGATGCAGATTTTGGTTTCAGCAGATATGCAGAACGTTTAGGAAAAAGTGCTAATTCTTTTGATGAATTATATTTAAAACTATCAGATAATCAAACATTTATTGATGATTTTACATTAAAAATTCTTCACGAAAAAATTGAAACTGTTCAGCCCAAGTTGATCTGTTTTTCAATACCTTTTCCAGGGAATTTATACTCATCTTTTAGATGCGCAAAATTCATAAAAGAAAATTATCCTCACATCAAAACTGCTATGGGAGGTGGTTTTCCAAATACTGAATTACGAGAAATTAAAGACCAAAGAGTTTTTGAATTTTTCGATTTTATAACATTGGATGATGGTGAACTTCCAATTGAACTCCTTTATCAAAATGTTATTGCTGATGTGGCTGAGCCTGTCGAAGCCAAAAGAACTTTTTTAATTGAAAACCAAGAAGTTACATATAAAAATAATTCTAAACGACACGATTACAAACAGGCAGATATCGGAACTCCAGATTATACTGATTTACAGCTAGATAAATATATTTCCGTTATTGAAATTGCCAATCCGATGCACAGTTTATGGAGCGACGGAAGATGGAATAAATTGACGATGGCGCACGGTTGTTATTGGGGAAAATGTACTTTTTGTGATATCTCTTTAGATTACATTAAAATTTACGAACCCATTTCCGCAAAAATTCTCGTAGATAGAATGGAGGAATTGATTGTAACAACCGGAGAAACAGGTTTTCATTTTGTAGATGAAGCTGCACCCCCCGCTTTGATGAGAGAAGTTGCATTGGAAATTTTACGAAGAAATCTTGTCGTGACTTGGTGGACGAATGTTCGTTTTGAAAAAAGTTTTACGCGAGATCTCTGTTTTTTATTAAAACTTTCCGGTTGTGTTGCCGTTTCGGGTGGCCTTGAAGTTGCAAGTGACCGACTGTTAAAATTAATTGACAAAGGAATTTCTGTAGAACAGGTTGCCAAGGTTACAAGAAATTTTACTGAAGCAGGAGTTATGGTTCATGCTTATCTGATGTATGGCTACCCTACACAAACCATTCAGGAAACTATTGATTCTTTGGAAATGGTTCGACAATTATTTGAAATGGGAATTTTACAAAGTGGGTTTTGGCATCAGTTTGCGATGACTGCGCATTCACCTGTCGGACTAAATCCCGAGGAATTTGGAGTTACTCCAATTAAGCAGGAAATCTTGTTCGCCAACAACGATATTGATTTTACAGACAAAACCGGAATCGATCATAGCAAATTTAGTTTTGGGTTAAAAAAATCTTTATTCAATTATATGCACGGAATTAATTTTGAAATTCCACTGAATGATTGGTTTGATTTTAAAATTCCGAAAACGACAATTCATCCCGATTATATTCACGATTGTCTTTTGGAAGAGGACGATTTTAAATTTAAAGGAAATTCAAAGATCGTTTTTCTGGACAAAAACGTAATCGCTGAGAATTACATAAAAACAAAAAAGCAGAATTCATGGGCGTATACTCAACTTACGTTCCATTTAAAAACCAATATTGTGAAAATAGATCTTGAGCAGGAAAAAGCAGAATGGCTTGTAAAAACGCTTAAAGAAAATTCTACTGATAACGCAAAAAAAATTACGCTTCAACAATTGAAGATTCAGTTTGAAGAAAATCTTGAGGATTTTGAGTTATTTTGGTTTTCTAAACCAATGCAGCAATTAAAAGATAATGGAGTTGTTTTGAGTTTATAA